A region from the Variovorax sp. V93 genome encodes:
- a CDS encoding hydroxymethylglutaryl-CoA lyase gives MTPPDVLISEVGPRDGLQSVKATMPTADKLRWIDALHAAGVREIEVASFVPAKLLPQMADAAEVVRHAVTLPGLTVMALVPNRKGAQAALEAGVHKLTMPVSASVAHSLANVRKTPTEMVEEVRAISELRRAIAPHVRLEAGISTAFGCTLQGLVPEDDVIRLAAQCIEAGAEEAGLSDTVGYANPAQVRRLFRRLRAELGAHAGAAHMHNTRGLGIANCLAAWDEGVRTFDASLGGLGGCPYAPGASGNAVTEDLVFMFEAMGVRTGIDIQKLIAARAPLMAGLPGEPVYGMTPEAGLPKGFVQQETTAHA, from the coding sequence ATGACACCCCCCGATGTCCTCATCAGCGAGGTCGGCCCGCGCGACGGCCTGCAGTCGGTCAAGGCCACGATGCCGACCGCCGACAAGCTGCGCTGGATCGATGCGCTCCACGCGGCCGGCGTGCGCGAGATCGAGGTCGCCTCCTTCGTGCCCGCCAAATTGCTGCCGCAGATGGCCGACGCCGCCGAGGTGGTGCGCCATGCCGTCACCTTGCCCGGCCTCACCGTGATGGCGCTGGTGCCCAACCGCAAGGGCGCGCAGGCCGCGCTCGAAGCGGGCGTGCACAAGCTCACCATGCCGGTCTCGGCCAGCGTGGCGCACTCGCTCGCCAACGTGCGCAAGACGCCGACGGAAATGGTGGAAGAAGTGCGCGCCATCTCCGAGCTGCGCCGCGCGATCGCGCCGCATGTGAGGCTCGAGGCCGGCATCTCCACCGCCTTCGGCTGCACGCTGCAGGGGCTGGTGCCGGAGGACGACGTGATCCGCCTCGCGGCGCAGTGCATCGAGGCCGGCGCGGAAGAAGCGGGCCTCTCGGACACCGTCGGCTACGCCAACCCGGCGCAGGTGCGCCGGCTCTTCCGGCGCCTGCGCGCCGAGCTCGGCGCGCACGCCGGCGCCGCCCACATGCACAACACGCGCGGCCTCGGCATCGCGAACTGCCTCGCGGCCTGGGACGAGGGCGTGCGCACCTTCGACGCCTCGCTCGGCGGCCTCGGCGGCTGTCCCTATGCGCCCGGCGCCTCGGGCAATGCCGTCACCGAGGACCTCGTCTTCATGTTCGAGGCCATGGGCGTGCGCACCGGCATTGATATTCAAAAACTCATTGCGGCGCGCGCGCCGCTCATGGCCGGCCTGCCCGGCGAACCGGTCTACGGCATGACGCCCGAGGCCGGCCTGCCCAAGGGCTTCGTCCAACAGGAAACCACCGCACATGCCTGA
- a CDS encoding LysR family transcriptional regulator: MDRLKQLESFVSVATRGGLTAAAKAEGVAPAIMGRRLDALEARLGVKLLVRTTRRITLTHEGSAFLEDCQRLLTEFANAEASVSAGGVKASGHLRVTAPAGFGRRHVAPLVPRFHALHPEVTISLNLSDRVVDVRGESFDCAVRVGDMPDSSLVSVRLADNRRRCVATPEFVRRHGMPRHPNELSRFACLTLSSDASQTRGWAFRVPRTAQGRDQGRTLAGAGVPRTAQGRDQERTLTGAGVPRAAQSQEQERAPAGAGEEGGEELIYLRPEGPLDCSDGQVLHDWCLAGHGIAWRSTWEVEAEIDAGLLVPLLDEFAAPPNGIYAVFAGTKHLPLRVRLWLDFLKEQYGRPEFWGGRG, encoded by the coding sequence ATGGACCGCCTGAAGCAACTCGAATCCTTCGTCTCCGTGGCGACCCGCGGCGGCCTCACGGCCGCGGCCAAGGCCGAGGGCGTGGCGCCCGCGATCATGGGGCGGCGGCTCGATGCGCTCGAGGCGCGGCTGGGCGTCAAGCTCCTGGTGCGCACCACGCGGCGCATCACGCTCACGCACGAAGGCAGCGCCTTTCTCGAAGACTGCCAGCGCCTGCTGACCGAATTCGCCAATGCCGAGGCGAGCGTGAGCGCGGGCGGCGTCAAGGCCAGCGGCCATCTGCGCGTGACGGCACCGGCCGGCTTCGGCCGCCGCCACGTGGCGCCGCTGGTGCCGCGCTTCCATGCGCTGCACCCGGAGGTCACGATCTCGCTGAACCTCAGCGACCGCGTGGTCGACGTGCGCGGCGAGAGCTTCGACTGCGCGGTGCGCGTGGGCGACATGCCCGACTCGTCGCTGGTCAGCGTGCGGCTGGCCGACAACCGCCGCCGCTGCGTCGCCACGCCGGAGTTCGTGCGCCGCCACGGCATGCCGCGGCATCCGAACGAGCTGTCGCGCTTCGCCTGCCTCACGCTGTCGAGCGATGCTTCGCAGACGCGCGGCTGGGCGTTCCGCGTTCCGCGGACCGCCCAGGGGCGGGATCAGGGACGCACCCTCGCGGGTGCGGGCGTTCCGCGCACAGCCCAGGGGCGGGATCAGGAGCGCACCCTGACGGGTGCGGGCGTTCCGCGCGCCGCTCAAAGCCAGGAACAGGAGCGCGCCCCGGCCGGCGCCGGCGAGGAGGGCGGCGAAGAGCTGATCTACCTGCGGCCCGAAGGCCCGCTCGATTGTTCCGACGGCCAGGTGCTGCACGACTGGTGCCTGGCCGGCCACGGCATCGCGTGGCGCAGCACCTGGGAAGTGGAGGCCGAGATCGATGCCGGCCTGCTGGTGCCGCTGCTGGACGAATTCGCCGCGCCGCCCAATGGCATCTACGCGGTCTTCGCGGGCACCAAGCACCTGCCGCTGAGGGTGCGGCTGTGGCTTGATTTCCTCAAGGAGCAGTATGGGCGGCCTGAATTCTGGGGCGGCAGGGGGTAA
- a CDS encoding spermidine synthase, producing MERAGIQLLFAGTIFSSAFLLFLVQPLIAKQILPWFGGSAAVWSTCMVFFQAVLLAGYAYSDWVTRRLRVRAQAALHVGLLLASLAFLPLVVAARWKPMGAEDPAWLILGLLLATIGLPYFLLSTTGPLVQSWVARTPWSARVYRYFSLSNLASLLSLLSYPVLIEPRSSLLQQATGWSWGYGLFVGLCAGTTLLVACRWPAAVPVAAAPGLGAAADGSDKPPRWSDGLLWLVLPALASWLLLAVTNHITQNVAAVPFLWIVPLSLYLFTFVLCFESDRWYRRGVFLPLAAGVLLLCAFGLQHHVGSDVRTGLPIYVGGLFVLCMFLHGETARLRPAPRYLTRFYLMLALGGALGGATVGLVAPHVLPAYYELGIGLVLTALAAAAVLRQRIWLRVSGVALAAGCAYFLMAQIASDRSDARHLLRNFHGALITFDVRRLHPSDSVRVLSHGSIKHGEQFLDPARRREPTTYYGATSGIGRAMAAAPAGPRRVGLIGLGAGTLASYGRSGDAYRIYEINPQVFELADSEFSFLRDSPARIERVLGDARLALEREPPQGFDLLAVDAFSGDAVPAHLLTAQAMDVYLRHMKPDGIVAFHVTNRFLELAPVVARIAGLKGLHAVLVSDDAEASRWLNPTDWVLVARDPAVLAREPVRAAASPIVLRAGVRPWTDDFNNLLSVLK from the coding sequence ATGGAACGCGCCGGCATCCAGCTCCTGTTTGCCGGCACCATCTTCAGCAGCGCGTTCCTGCTGTTCCTGGTGCAGCCGCTGATCGCCAAGCAGATCCTGCCCTGGTTCGGCGGTTCGGCCGCCGTCTGGTCGACCTGCATGGTGTTCTTCCAGGCCGTGCTGCTCGCCGGCTATGCGTACTCCGACTGGGTCACGCGCCGCCTTCGCGTACGCGCGCAGGCCGCGCTGCACGTGGGGCTGCTGCTGGCGAGCCTGGCGTTCCTTCCGCTCGTGGTGGCTGCGCGCTGGAAGCCCATGGGCGCCGAAGACCCGGCGTGGCTGATCCTCGGGCTGCTGCTCGCGACCATCGGCCTTCCGTACTTTCTTCTGTCGACCACCGGCCCGCTGGTGCAGTCGTGGGTGGCGCGCACGCCCTGGAGCGCGCGGGTGTACCGCTATTTCTCGCTCTCCAACCTGGCATCGCTGCTGTCGCTGCTGAGCTATCCGGTGCTGATCGAGCCGCGCAGCTCGCTGCTGCAGCAGGCGACGGGATGGTCATGGGGATATGGCCTGTTCGTGGGGCTTTGCGCCGGCACGACCTTGCTCGTGGCCTGCCGCTGGCCCGCGGCCGTGCCGGTTGCCGCGGCGCCCGGCCTGGGCGCGGCCGCCGACGGCAGCGACAAGCCGCCGCGCTGGTCCGATGGCCTGCTCTGGCTGGTGCTGCCGGCACTGGCCTCGTGGCTGTTGCTGGCCGTGACCAACCACATCACCCAGAACGTCGCCGCGGTTCCGTTTCTCTGGATCGTGCCGCTGTCGCTGTACCTGTTCACCTTCGTGCTGTGCTTCGAAAGCGACCGCTGGTACCGGCGCGGCGTCTTCCTGCCGCTGGCGGCGGGCGTGCTGCTGCTGTGCGCCTTCGGGCTGCAGCACCACGTCGGCTCGGACGTGCGCACGGGGCTGCCGATCTATGTCGGCGGCCTGTTCGTGCTGTGCATGTTCCTGCACGGTGAAACCGCCAGGCTGCGGCCGGCGCCGCGCTATCTCACGCGCTTCTACCTGATGCTCGCGCTCGGCGGCGCGCTGGGCGGCGCCACGGTCGGGCTGGTGGCGCCGCATGTGCTGCCGGCGTATTACGAGCTGGGCATCGGCCTGGTGCTGACGGCGCTCGCCGCAGCCGCCGTTCTGCGCCAGCGGATCTGGCTGCGGGTTTCCGGCGTGGCATTGGCGGCCGGCTGCGCGTACTTCCTGATGGCGCAGATCGCGAGCGACAGGTCGGACGCGCGCCACCTGCTGCGCAATTTCCACGGCGCGCTGATCACCTTCGACGTGCGGCGCCTCCATCCCTCGGACAGCGTGCGGGTGCTGTCGCACGGCTCCATCAAGCATGGCGAGCAGTTCCTCGATCCCGCCCGCCGGCGCGAGCCCACCACCTACTACGGCGCCACCTCGGGCATCGGGCGTGCGATGGCCGCCGCGCCGGCCGGACCGCGCCGCGTGGGGCTGATCGGCCTGGGCGCCGGCACGCTCGCAAGCTACGGCCGCAGCGGCGACGCCTACCGCATCTACGAGATCAACCCGCAGGTGTTCGAGCTGGCGGACAGCGAATTCAGCTTCCTGCGCGACAGCCCCGCGCGCATCGAGCGCGTGCTCGGCGACGCGCGGCTGGCGCTGGAGCGCGAGCCGCCGCAGGGCTTCGACCTGCTCGCGGTGGACGCTTTCTCGGGCGATGCGGTGCCGGCCCACCTGCTCACGGCGCAGGCCATGGACGTCTACCTGCGGCACATGAAGCCCGATGGCATCGTGGCCTTCCATGTGACCAACCGTTTCCTCGAACTGGCACCGGTGGTCGCGCGGATTGCCGGGCTGAAGGGCCTGCATGCCGTGCTCGTGAGCGACGACGCCGAAGCCTCGAGGTGGCTCAATCCGACCGACTGGGTGCTGGTGGCGCGCGATCCGGCCGTGCTGGCGCGCGAGCCGGTGCGCGCCGCGGCCTCGCCGATCGTGCTGCGCGCGGGCGTCCGCCCCTGGACCGACGACTTCAACAACCTGCTGAGCGTGCTGAAGTAG
- a CDS encoding SPOR domain-containing protein — protein MKKTTRQRGNIVIGLIVGLVLGLGVALGIAVYVTKVPIPFVTKTQRGGAEQDEAEARKNRDWDPNAPLAGKAGAPKPPPAAAGPVAPPAGGDTAAVAPGAAPPPAPPVPVVVAPKPARPAPVPAEANSLPPSNDPLGDLARARAGGNSGSTATASAAPGGNSAAAGADPFMYFVQAGAFRTTDDAEAQRAKLSLMGVEARVTEREQAGRTVYRVRAGPFNKKDEADRLKERLDSGGLESALVRVQR, from the coding sequence ATGAAGAAGACAACCAGACAACGCGGCAACATCGTCATCGGGCTCATCGTCGGCCTGGTGCTGGGGTTGGGTGTCGCGCTGGGCATCGCGGTCTACGTGACCAAGGTGCCGATCCCGTTCGTGACCAAGACCCAGCGCGGCGGCGCCGAGCAGGACGAAGCCGAAGCCCGCAAGAACCGCGACTGGGATCCCAACGCACCGCTGGCCGGCAAGGCCGGTGCGCCCAAGCCACCGCCGGCCGCGGCCGGTCCGGTGGCGCCACCGGCCGGCGGCGACACCGCCGCCGTGGCGCCGGGTGCGGCGCCGCCGCCCGCTCCGCCGGTGCCGGTGGTGGTGGCTCCGAAGCCCGCGCGCCCGGCCCCGGTGCCGGCCGAGGCCAATTCCCTGCCGCCATCGAACGATCCGCTCGGCGACCTGGCGCGCGCGCGCGCCGGCGGCAACAGCGGCAGCACCGCCACGGCTTCCGCCGCGCCCGGCGGCAACAGCGCGGCGGCGGGTGCCGATCCGTTCATGTACTTCGTGCAGGCGGGCGCCTTCCGCACCACCGACGATGCCGAGGCACAGCGCGCCAAGCTGTCGCTGATGGGCGTCGAGGCCCGGGTCACCGAGCGCGAGCAGGCAGGCCGCACCGTCTACCGGGTGCGCGCGGGCCCGTTCAACAAGAAGGACGAGGCCGATCGCCTGAAGGAGCGGCTCGACAGCGGCGGCCTCGAATCGGCGCTCGTGCGCGTGCAGCGCTGA
- a CDS encoding DUF2214 family protein, which yields MTLEAILAYLHLLAILTMVVFISSEAALCRVQWLNAAVVERLAKVDMVYGIAAIAVLATGIARTVWGVKGTAWYWTNPLLHVKLGLFIIVGVLSIFPTLTYFRWRKALRANGTLPAEADIRKTRRLVMVQAHLIALIPLVAVFLARGFGK from the coding sequence ATGACCCTCGAAGCCATCCTCGCCTACCTGCATCTGCTGGCCATCCTCACGATGGTCGTCTTCATCTCGAGCGAAGCGGCCCTGTGCCGCGTGCAGTGGCTCAATGCCGCCGTGGTGGAACGGCTCGCCAAGGTCGACATGGTCTACGGCATCGCCGCCATCGCTGTGCTGGCCACCGGCATCGCGCGCACGGTGTGGGGCGTGAAGGGCACGGCGTGGTATTGGACCAACCCGCTGTTGCATGTGAAGCTCGGCTTGTTCATCATCGTCGGCGTGCTCTCGATCTTTCCGACGCTCACCTACTTCCGCTGGCGCAAGGCGCTGCGCGCCAACGGCACGCTGCCGGCGGAAGCCGACATCCGCAAGACGCGCAGGCTGGTGATGGTGCAGGCCCACCTGATCGCGCTGATTCCGCTGGTCGCCGTGTTCCTCGCGCGCGGCTTCGGCAAGTAG
- a CDS encoding haloacid dehalogenase type II — protein MDQPGAVLFDAYGTLFDVYSVAQAAERLFAGQGQALAAGWRDKQIEYTRLVTTSNHGAHYRPFGELTRAALRYTCKRLGLGLTEAAEQQLMDQYRTLTAFPECREVLQALKDRGVATGILSNGDPGMLDAAVRSAGLDGLLDHVLSVDGIRKYKTHPDAYQLGVAATGLPPGRIAFVSCNGWDALGATWFGFRTLWVNRYQLPFEELGTQPERIGSSLRDVLGFF, from the coding sequence ATGGATCAACCCGGCGCAGTGCTCTTCGATGCCTACGGCACGCTGTTCGACGTCTACAGCGTCGCGCAGGCGGCCGAGCGGCTGTTCGCCGGCCAGGGGCAGGCGCTGGCCGCGGGCTGGCGCGACAAGCAGATCGAATACACGCGCCTCGTCACCACCAGCAACCATGGCGCGCACTACCGGCCCTTCGGCGAACTCACGCGCGCCGCGCTGCGCTACACCTGCAAGCGGCTGGGCCTCGGCCTCACGGAAGCCGCCGAGCAGCAGCTCATGGACCAGTACCGCACGCTCACGGCTTTTCCCGAATGCCGCGAAGTGCTGCAGGCACTCAAGGACCGCGGCGTGGCCACCGGCATCCTCTCGAACGGCGACCCCGGCATGCTCGATGCCGCCGTGCGCAGCGCCGGGCTCGACGGCTTGCTGGACCACGTGCTGAGCGTCGACGGCATCCGCAAGTACAAGACGCATCCCGATGCCTACCAGCTGGGCGTCGCCGCCACCGGCCTGCCGCCCGGGCGCATCGCCTTCGTCAGCTGCAACGGCTGGGACGCACTCGGCGCCACCTGGTTCGGCTTTCGCACGCTCTGGGTCAACCGCTACCAGCTCCCGTTCGAAGAACTCGGCACGCAGCCCGAACGCATCGGCAGCAGCCTGCGCGACGTGCTCGGGTTCTTCTGA
- a CDS encoding CaiB/BaiF CoA transferase family protein, whose translation MPESQPLPYAGVRVVEFTHMVMGPTCGLLLADLGAEVIKVEPIEGDSTRRLLGSGSGFFPTFNRNKKSIALDLKTPEGVEAALRLVATADIVSENFKPGTMKKLGLDYDSLKQLNPRLIYVSHKGFLPGPYDHRTALDEVVQMMGGLAYMTGRAGDPLRAGTSVNDIMGGMFGAIGAMAALRQRELTGKGCEVQSALFENNVFLVAQHMMQFAATGKAADPMPSRISAWAVYDVFTVKDGEQIFLAAVSDKQWAIFCKAFGLEEMLADPRLATNNDRVLARDWMMPILRSHLAGYSAAELSAVFEQNELPFAPITKPQALFDDPHLNATGGLAPVRMNDGHMAKVPLMPFTLDGERPGIRLQPPRIGEHTGELLREVGYSEEEIAAFEARQAGITG comes from the coding sequence ATGCCTGAATCCCAGCCCCTGCCGTACGCCGGCGTCCGCGTCGTCGAGTTCACCCACATGGTGATGGGCCCCACCTGCGGCCTGCTGCTGGCCGACCTCGGCGCGGAGGTCATCAAGGTCGAGCCCATCGAGGGCGACAGCACGCGCCGCCTGCTCGGCTCGGGCTCGGGCTTCTTCCCGACCTTCAACCGCAACAAGAAGAGCATCGCGCTCGACCTCAAGACGCCCGAAGGCGTGGAGGCCGCGCTGCGCCTCGTCGCCACGGCCGACATCGTGAGCGAGAACTTCAAGCCCGGCACCATGAAGAAGCTGGGGCTCGACTACGACAGCCTGAAGCAGCTCAACCCGCGCCTCATCTACGTGAGTCACAAGGGCTTTCTGCCCGGCCCCTACGATCACCGCACCGCGCTCGACGAAGTGGTGCAGATGATGGGCGGCCTCGCCTACATGACCGGCCGCGCGGGCGACCCGCTGCGCGCGGGCACCAGCGTGAACGACATCATGGGCGGCATGTTCGGCGCCATCGGCGCGATGGCCGCGCTGCGCCAGCGCGAACTCACGGGCAAGGGCTGCGAGGTGCAGTCCGCGCTGTTCGAGAACAACGTGTTCCTGGTCGCGCAGCACATGATGCAGTTCGCCGCCACCGGCAAGGCGGCCGACCCGATGCCCAGCCGCATCTCGGCCTGGGCCGTGTACGACGTGTTCACCGTGAAGGACGGCGAGCAGATCTTCCTCGCGGCGGTGAGCGACAAGCAGTGGGCGATCTTCTGCAAGGCCTTCGGCCTGGAGGAGATGCTGGCCGATCCGCGCCTCGCGACCAACAACGACCGCGTGCTCGCGCGCGACTGGATGATGCCGATCCTGCGCTCGCACCTGGCGGGCTACAGCGCCGCCGAACTCAGCGCGGTGTTCGAGCAGAACGAGCTGCCCTTCGCGCCCATCACCAAGCCGCAGGCGCTGTTCGACGACCCGCACCTCAACGCCACCGGCGGCCTTGCACCGGTGCGCATGAACGACGGCCACATGGCCAAGGTGCCGCTGATGCCCTTCACGCTCGACGGCGAAAGGCCCGGCATCCGCCTGCAGCCGCCGCGCATCGGCGAGCACACCGGCGAGCTGCTGAGGGAAGTGGGCTACAGCGAGGAGGAGATCGCCGCCTTCGAGGCGCGCCAGGCCGGCATCACCGGATGA
- a CDS encoding thiol:disulfide interchange protein DsbA/DsbL, translating into MKRRDFSLAATSLGLLSLAGNTAHAQARAPKAGTEYLVLDKRVPVDAPAGKVEVIEFFSYNCPHCNDFEPQLEAWLKTAPKEVAFRRVPVPFVGNDVEAKQRLYYALEAMGKVDEFQPKVFDAIHKQRQNVNGDANIIAWAGANGLDGAKFKEVFTSFGVASKAKRAAQLTDAYKVAGVPALAVNGRWYVDGELAGNMTKALQVTNYLIGEAKKG; encoded by the coding sequence ATGAAACGTCGTGACTTTTCGCTGGCCGCCACCTCGCTGGGCCTGCTTTCGCTGGCTGGCAACACCGCGCACGCCCAGGCGCGCGCGCCCAAGGCCGGCACCGAGTACCTGGTGCTCGACAAGCGCGTGCCGGTCGACGCGCCGGCGGGCAAGGTCGAGGTGATCGAGTTCTTCTCGTACAACTGCCCGCACTGCAACGACTTCGAGCCGCAGCTGGAAGCCTGGCTCAAGACGGCCCCCAAGGAAGTGGCGTTCCGCCGCGTGCCCGTGCCTTTCGTGGGCAACGACGTCGAGGCCAAGCAGCGCCTGTACTACGCGCTCGAAGCCATGGGCAAGGTCGACGAATTCCAGCCGAAGGTCTTCGACGCCATCCACAAGCAGCGCCAGAACGTGAACGGCGACGCCAACATCATTGCCTGGGCGGGAGCCAACGGCCTGGACGGCGCCAAGTTCAAGGAAGTCTTCACCTCCTTCGGCGTGGCCAGCAAGGCCAAGCGCGCCGCGCAGCTGACCGACGCCTACAAGGTGGCCGGCGTGCCGGCGCTGGCCGTGAACGGGCGCTGGTACGTGGACGGCGAGCTGGCCGGCAACATGACCAAGGCGCTGCAGGTCACCAACTACCTGATCGGCGAAGCCAAGAAAGGCTGA
- a CDS encoding IclR family transcriptional regulator, with protein sequence MPRKARTESVPDLNAAPGGAAAVDRALSLLSAFRPGDEALTLAQFAERTQLYKSTVLRLLASLEHARLIRRQDDGRYALGAEIARLHGLYAASLSLERIVLPVLRALAATTGESAAYHVRQDQGDSWVRLCQFRVDSSHVVRDHVRAGDLLPNDRGAGARVLIAFGPEAGRPRGAKERKLYDAIRAQGYCALVGDRTAELAGISAPVFHADGSLAAAVTLTMPAHRYDARHIEPVRTAARELSGIL encoded by the coding sequence ATGCCTCGCAAAGCCCGAACCGAATCGGTTCCAGACCTCAACGCCGCGCCCGGCGGCGCCGCGGCCGTCGACCGCGCCCTGAGCCTGCTCTCGGCGTTCCGGCCCGGCGACGAGGCGCTCACGCTCGCGCAATTCGCCGAGCGCACGCAGCTCTACAAGAGCACGGTGCTGCGGCTCCTGGCCTCGCTCGAACATGCGCGGCTGATCCGCCGGCAGGACGATGGCCGCTATGCACTGGGCGCGGAGATCGCGCGGCTGCACGGCCTCTATGCGGCGTCGCTGTCGCTCGAACGCATCGTGCTGCCGGTGCTGCGCGCGCTGGCGGCAACCACGGGCGAGAGCGCGGCCTACCACGTGCGGCAGGACCAGGGCGACAGCTGGGTGCGGCTGTGCCAGTTCCGGGTCGATTCGTCGCATGTGGTGCGCGACCACGTGCGCGCGGGCGACCTGCTGCCCAACGACCGCGGCGCGGGCGCGCGCGTGCTGATCGCCTTCGGCCCCGAAGCCGGGCGCCCCCGCGGCGCCAAAGAGCGCAAGCTGTACGACGCGATCCGCGCCCAGGGCTACTGCGCGCTGGTGGGCGACCGCACGGCCGAGCTGGCCGGCATCTCGGCACCGGTGTTCCATGCCGACGGCAGCCTCGCCGCGGCCGTCACGCTGACGATGCCGGCGCACCGCTACGACGCGCGCCACATCGAGCCGGTGCGCACCGCCGCCCGCGAGCTCAGCGGAATCCTCTGA
- the argS gene encoding arginine--tRNA ligase — protein MLLVKQELLAALANTLESLSPGAGSKAAFESPKVAAHGDFASTAAMQLAKPLGRKPRELAEELSAALLATPVFGQWVEAIEVAGPGFLNIRLKTAAKQQIVREVLNAADAFGRQPATGEKVLVEFVSANPTGPLHVGHGRQAALGDAICNLRASQGDTVWREFYYNDAGVQIQTLAHSTQLRARGFKPGDPEWPSGEKAPAYNGDYIADIAEDFKAKKTVRSDDREYTASGNIDDLDSIREFAVAYLRREQDLDLQAFRVRFDNYYLESSLYTSGRVEAAVQKLVAAGKTYEQDGALWLRSTDYGDDKDRVMKKQDGTYTYFVPDVAYHIAKWERGFHKVVNIQGTDHHGTIARVRAGLQAAGVGIPEGYPDYVLHTMVRVMKGGEEVKISKRAGSYVTLRDLIEWTSTDAVRFFLLSRKPDTEYTFDVDLAVAKNNDNPVYYVQYAHARICSVLAGWGGDAAALKDVDLSPLESPAAQALMLLLAKYPAMLTAAAKDFAPHDVTFYLRELAASYHSYYDAERILVDEEPVKLARLALVAATAQVLHNGLAILGVSAPSKM, from the coding sequence ATGCTATTGGTCAAACAGGAGCTGCTCGCGGCGCTCGCGAACACGCTCGAATCCCTCTCGCCCGGCGCTGGCTCCAAAGCCGCGTTCGAGTCGCCCAAGGTGGCTGCCCACGGCGATTTCGCCAGCACGGCCGCCATGCAACTCGCCAAGCCGCTCGGGCGCAAGCCGCGCGAACTGGCCGAGGAGCTCAGTGCCGCGCTGCTCGCCACCCCGGTTTTCGGCCAGTGGGTCGAAGCCATCGAGGTCGCCGGCCCCGGTTTCCTCAACATCCGCCTGAAGACCGCAGCCAAGCAGCAGATCGTGCGCGAAGTGCTGAATGCGGCCGATGCCTTCGGCCGGCAGCCCGCCACCGGCGAAAAGGTGCTGGTCGAGTTCGTCTCGGCCAACCCGACCGGGCCGCTGCACGTCGGCCACGGCCGCCAGGCCGCGCTCGGCGACGCCATCTGCAACCTGCGCGCCTCCCAGGGCGACACCGTCTGGCGCGAGTTCTACTACAACGACGCCGGCGTGCAGATCCAGACGCTGGCCCACAGCACCCAACTGCGCGCCCGCGGCTTCAAGCCCGGCGACCCCGAATGGCCGAGCGGCGAGAAGGCGCCCGCCTACAACGGCGACTACATCGCCGACATCGCCGAAGACTTCAAGGCGAAGAAGACCGTCAGGTCGGACGACCGCGAATACACCGCCAGCGGCAACATCGACGACCTCGACTCCATCCGCGAATTCGCGGTCGCCTACCTGCGCCGCGAGCAGGACCTGGACCTGCAGGCCTTCCGCGTGCGCTTCGACAACTACTACCTCGAATCGAGCCTCTACACCAGCGGCCGTGTCGAGGCCGCGGTGCAAAAGCTCGTGGCCGCCGGCAAGACCTACGAGCAGGACGGCGCGCTGTGGCTCCGGTCGACCGACTACGGCGACGACAAGGACCGCGTGATGAAGAAGCAGGACGGCACGTACACCTACTTCGTGCCCGACGTCGCCTATCACATCGCCAAGTGGGAGCGCGGCTTCCACAAGGTGGTCAACATCCAGGGCACCGACCACCACGGCACCATTGCGCGCGTGCGCGCCGGCCTGCAGGCGGCGGGGGTCGGCATTCCCGAGGGCTACCCCGACTACGTGCTGCACACCATGGTGCGCGTCATGAAGGGCGGCGAAGAGGTCAAGATCAGCAAGCGCGCGGGCAGCTACGTCACGCTGCGCGACCTGATCGAGTGGACCAGCACCGACGCCGTGCGCTTCTTCCTGCTGAGCCGCAAGCCCGACACCGAATACACCTTCGACGTCGACCTGGCCGTGGCCAAGAACAACGACAACCCGGTGTACTACGTGCAGTACGCTCATGCGCGCATCTGCTCGGTGCTGGCGGGCTGGGGCGGCGACGCGGCCGCCCTCAAGGACGTGGACCTGTCGCCGCTCGAAAGCCCGGCCGCGCAGGCGCTCATGCTGCTGCTGGCCAAGTACCCCGCCATGCTCACGGCCGCGGCCAAGGATTTCGCGCCGCACGACGTCACCTTCTACCTGCGCGAACTGGCGGCCAGCTACCACAGCTACTACGACGCGGAGCGCATCCTGGTCGACGAGGAGCCGGTCAAGCTGGCGCGGCTCGCGCTCGTCGCGGCCACCGCGCAGGTGCTGCACAATGGCCTCGCGATTCTCGGCGTCAGTGCGCCGAGCAAGATGTGA